GTCGTGATGAACACGCCGTCACCCTTGCCGCGCTCGACCACCTTGGTGTCGCCGGTCACCACCGGCACGCCGGCCTCCTTGCTCGCCGCCGCCATGCTCTGCACGATGCGCGCCAGATCGGCGAGCTTGAAGCCCTCTTCGAGGATGAAGCTCGCCGCCAGGTAAAGCGGCGTCGCGCCCAGCATCGCCACATCGTTGATCGTGCCATGCACCGACAGGCAGCCGATATCGCCACCGGGAAAGAACAGCGGCGAGACGACATGCGCATCGGTCGCCATGACCAGCCGGCCTTCGCCGGTGGCCGGCAGCAGCGCACCGTCATCGCCCTGGGCGAGATAGTCGTTGCCGAGATGTTTGGCGAACAGCTCCTCGATCAGTTGCGCCATCGCCCGGCCACCGGCGCCATGCGCCATGTCGACCTGGCCGTGTTTGATGTCGAGGGGACGGATGTAGGTTTTGCGGGATTGGGTCATGGGGTGGTGCCTGTTTTGGTCTCGGCCATGGGTTCCGCCTTGCGTTGTGTCTCGCTTGCGGAAGATGTCGGGCTGATTTTACGGTGGGGTTCCGCCTTGCGAGGTGTCTTGCTTACGGGAGATGTTGTGCTTGTTTTGCGTTGGGGTTCCGCCTTGCGGGCGGGCGTACTTTCTTCTTGCTTCGCCAAGAAGAAAGTAGCCAAAGAAGAAGGCGACCCCCGGGTCGGCGCCGGGCGTTGCCCGGTCCCTTGCGCTACTCGGCAGGCCGGGCGGCTTGCTAAACTCGCCTGCGGCTCAGACAGACGCAAGCCGAACCCCCCGGCCAGCCTGCGTTGCTCAGCGCCTCCCAGGGGGACCCGAAAGGCGTCGCCGCCGAACCGGTGGAGATGGTTTTGGGTTGTTTTCAGCGGTCGACCGTTAAAAACAAGGCATTTCCTTTTTTCTTTCTGGGCAGAGCCGTTGCCCCGAGACGCCTTGCGGGGTCCCCCTGGGAGGCGCTGAGCAACGCAGAAAGCGGCGGAAAGAGGGCGAGGACTGTCTGAGGCCCGCAGGGCCGAGTTCCGCAGCCCCCGCCGGTTTCGAGTAGCGCAAGGGACCCGCGCAGCGGGCGCCGACCCGGGGGTCGCCTTTTCTTTGGCTACTTTCTTTTGGCGAAGCAAAAGAAAGTACGCCCGCGCCGCCAGCGCGGAACCCAACCGTTCAGCAAGCGCGCCGAACAACAACGCTCGCGCAGAACCCGGCGGTTCGACACGCAAAGCCAAGGCATTCATTGCGCCAAATCCTTGTACCGCCCATACGTGTAATGCGCCGCACACCCCCCCTCCGACGACACCATGCAGGAGCCAATCGGATTCTCCGGCGTGCACACCGTCCCGAACAGCTTGCAGTCCTGCGGTTTCTTGACGCCGCGCAGGATCGCCCCGCATTCGCAGGCCTTGTGGTCCGGCACCGGCCGGTAATCGAGCGGGAAGCGCTTTTCGGCGTCAAATTCGGCGAACTGGCTGCGTATGCGCAGCGCCGAGTAGGGCAAAACATTCAAACCGCGCCATTCGAAGTTCTTGCGCATTTCGAACACTTCGGCGACCAGTTGCTGCGCTTTCAGGTTGCCGTTGCGGTCGACGGCGCGCGAGAACTCGTTTTCGACCTCGGCACGGCCTTCGTTGACCTGGCGGATCAGCATGCGGATCGCCTGCATCACGTCGAGCGGTTCGAAACCGGCGATGACCACCGGTTTGCGGTATTCCTCGGCGAAGAATTCGTAGGGCCGGCTGCCGATGATCGTCGACACGTGCGCCGGGCCGATGAAGCCGTCGAGCGGCACGGTGCCCCACTGGCGCACTTCCGGCGATTCGAGGATGCTCGAAATCGCCGACGGCGTCAGCACGTGGCAACACAGCACCGAGAAATTCTTCAGGCCGAGCGCCGCGGCCTGTTTGATCGCCACCGCGGTCGGCGGCGTCGTCGTCTCGAAACCGATGGCGAAGAAGACGACCTGCTTGTCCGGGTTCTTCTGCGCCAGCGTCACCGCGTCGGCGCTCGAATAGACCATGCGGATGTCGCCGCCCTGCGCCTTGGCCTTGAGCAGCGACAGGCCGTCGGAAGCCGGTACGCGCAGGCAGTCGCCGTAGGTACATAGCGTCACGCCTTCATCGAGGGCGAGGCGGATCGCCTGGTCGACGCGGCCGATCGGCAGCACGCAGACCGGGCAGCCCGGACCGTGGATCATGCGCACGTTGTCGGGCAGCAGGTCGCTGACGCCGTAACGCGAGATGGCATGCGTATGGCCGCCGCAGAATTCCATGAAATGGTAGCTGCGCGCCGGATTCACCTCGCGCCGGATCGCTTCGGCGAGACCGGCGGCAACGTCGCCGTCGCGGAATTCGTCGATGTATTTCATCAGTGGACCGTCGCGTCGTCGCCCAGCTGGCCGAGTTCGGCAAACAGCGCCAGGGTGCGCGCCGCCTCTTCCGGATCGAGCTTGTTCAGCGCGTAGCCGACATGGACGATGACGTAATCGCCGACCGCCACGTTGTCGACCAGCGACAGCGAGATTTCCTTGCGCACGCCGGCCAGATCGACCACGGCATTGTCGTTGTCGCGCAGTTCAACGATCTGCGCGGGAATTGCCAGACACATTCTTCATCTCCTTGAACAACTTGCGCCCCAGCCAGGCCTGGCCGAGCGCCAGACCGCCGTCGTTGGGCGGAGCCTGGCGCGCTTCGAGCAGCGTCAGGCCGGCTTCTTCGAGATGCCGGCGCAAGGCCGTCATCAGCACTGCATTCATTGCACAACCGCCGGCAACGGCGATTTTTGCCCCGTTTTGCGCGTCGACCGCCTGGCCGGCCCAAGCCGCCAGTCCGGCCGCAACCGTGGCGTGGAACAGCGCAGCGCCCTGCGCCGCATCATGGCAGATCAGCAATTCGGGAATCAAGGGCGAAAAATCGAGGATGCCTGCGCGCAGCACATAGCCGCCGGGCAGGGCATCGACCGGGCCGTAGCCCTGCGCCAGCGCCTCCAGCTCCATCGCCGCCTGGCCCTCGTACTGCGCCATTTCGCGCACGCCGAGCAGGCCGGCCGCGGCGTCGAACCAGCGACCGAGGCTGGAACTGGGCGGGCAACGCAGATTGCGTTCGAGCATCTGGAGCAGCGGCGCGCCCTCGCGCTCCGGGTAGCGCTGCTTGAGCCAGCCGCCGACGCGGTAGCCGAGGCCGGCGCCATGCAGCGCGGCGAGCGCCATGCGCCAGGGTTCGCGCGCGGCGCGGTCGCCGCCGGGC
The DNA window shown above is from Quatrionicoccus australiensis and carries:
- the hypD gene encoding hydrogenase formation protein HypD, encoding MKYIDEFRDGDVAAGLAEAIRREVNPARSYHFMEFCGGHTHAISRYGVSDLLPDNVRMIHGPGCPVCVLPIGRVDQAIRLALDEGVTLCTYGDCLRVPASDGLSLLKAKAQGGDIRMVYSSADAVTLAQKNPDKQVVFFAIGFETTTPPTAVAIKQAAALGLKNFSVLCCHVLTPSAISSILESPEVRQWGTVPLDGFIGPAHVSTIIGSRPYEFFAEEYRKPVVIAGFEPLDVMQAIRMLIRQVNEGRAEVENEFSRAVDRNGNLKAQQLVAEVFEMRKNFEWRGLNVLPYSALRIRSQFAEFDAEKRFPLDYRPVPDHKACECGAILRGVKKPQDCKLFGTVCTPENPIGSCMVSSEGGCAAHYTYGRYKDLAQ
- a CDS encoding HypC/HybG/HupF family hydrogenase formation chaperone, which encodes MCLAIPAQIVELRDNDNAVVDLAGVRKEISLSLVDNVAVGDYVIVHVGYALNKLDPEEAARTLALFAELGQLGDDATVH